The region TTTAGTGCACAAGTagatgtaactaaatgactgtaCACAACAGCAAGTGTTCATGTTAGGAAGGGCACTACCCCTGACGTGTCAACATGCCAACCTATATCATGGTGGACCTACTCCCTTTAATGGACAGAACATAGGGGAGAAGGTGTTCAAATTACTGTTTGTAGGCTACTGGTGCCTGTATTtaaagagaagtctggcgaaatatGCCcccttaaagttatacaaatcaccaatatacaattacccttttttccctgcacttactactgcatcaaggcttcactttctggataaaataatgatgtcacgacccgactcccagagctgtgcgggctgtggctgctggagaggatgatggcagggggtgctcagtgtcccatgtccctcagtgtccccctgccatcatcctctccagcagccacagcccgcacagctctgggagtcgggtcgtgacatcaccatgttatccaggaagtgaagccttgatgcagtagtaagtgcagggaaagaagcactttatgtgcatttcccgtagtaagtgtatattggtgatttgtataaccttggggagcaaaacaatactttaattaaaattttcacctttaaccccttaaggtcaaagcctattttcgtttttgcgcttttgcttattccattttaagtttaaaagtccatagcgcttgcattttttcacctagagacgtatatgagcgcttattttttgcgaaaccaattgtactttgcaatgacaggcattatttttccataacatatgctgcgaaaccggaaaaaaatcatttgcgctgtcaaattgaaaaaaaaaaaacgaatttgttttgatttcggggagttttgcatttacgccgtccgtcctatggtaaaactgacttgttatgtatgttcctcaagtcgttacgattaaaacgatatgtaacatgtataacttatattgtatctgatggcctgtaaaaaattaaaaccattgttaacaaatatacgttccttaaaatcgctccattcccaggcttatagcgcttttatcctttggtctatggggctgtgtgaggtgtcagaacacatcatggcgcaaaaactttctatcggtaccttgattgcgcatatacgactttttgatcgctttttattaaattttttctggatttgatgcgaccaaaaatgcgcaattttgcactttggaatttttttgcgctgacgccgtttaccgtgcgagatcaggaatgtgattaattaatagttcgggcgattacgcgcgcggcgatactaaatatgtttatttatttattaatttatatttataaaatgggaaaaggggggtgatttggacttttattaggggaggggattttttattaataaaaacacttttttatttttttttttactgtaactagaagcccccctgggggacttgtatatagacagcactgatctctcatagagatcaatgctgtgtatatacacagcaaagatcgattagatcggtcatagattactattgccgacgctgaggcccggcacgggcagaagaacggatctcccccccgcgatcgcatcgcgcgggggggggggggggggggagatccgtcccactagacaccagggacgtgaggtctgaagtctctaagtgcagctgtcaggtttgacagctgcacttagaggcttaattagccggcgcggcaacgggacccgcgccggctaatagaggcactgcccggctgcacatgtcagccgggatcagcgccgttcagagcggggtcccggcgggaccccgctctgaacaccccgagcggcaccatgacgtatcagatacgtcatgggtcgctaaggggttaaaaggtaacTTTCATATGCTGCTTGCTTGCCAAGAAATACCTAGAACATAGCTTAAACCCCTAAGGACAATTTGAATTTTGGCCTCAAGGACcaggcaaattttcatttttgtgcatttgttttttcctcctcgccttctaggagccatagcacttttatttttcaatctacagggctgattggggtcttcattttttctccacaatctctagtttttatcagtACCACGTTCATGTGGATAAgacattttgattgctctttattattttctgatttataatgcaacaaaaaaaaaatctgcaattctggcacttttttcgtttatgccgttcaccataCAGAAACACATTTTATTAAATCAGACGATTACACACGCTACAATATGTTTACTTGATTTTAGTTATTTTTAAGTGTCATATATAATATGGCAAAATTGGgtgatttaaacattttttttttttttttttaaagtgtcactgtcgttagaactttcaaaatctaaaccagtagatgtgatataaattaagtttgcaatttacattcaatatttttttttgttatcatggaaaacacggcacttcctgttttcttactgtttttttctcaagaaacagAAAACagtacagtcagaaaacaggaagtcctgtgtatcccaggccatctcagcgctcacagagagaaggcagtcatgtgattgatggacacattgagcagtgactctctgtactggtcacaATTCCCGTGCTcagtctgttttttgtttttttttaacaggcacaagtcagaaaatctgccttcaggagactggacctggatttctggtaagttcagctttgttttacagcatgataacaaaataataaatgtaaatagcaaacttgcttatatcacatctactgttgatttagattttgaaagttataaacgacaggtacacgtTAAATGTTTAATTTTACACTTAAGTCCCCATATGGgattattacatttatttattacatacactgatcaatgctatgccacagCATAGCATCGATCAATGTTGCCTGTGATcactgcatagagcctgcctgtggcaatgATTGCCAAGTtaactgcacggaggaaggtaagagacctccagcagtcagctTAAAATGATCGGAACCCCTGTAGCCACACTGTGGGGGTCACTATCGGACATTGATAGGCGAACAGCTTCTCTGacatttaaatgctgtgatccGTAGACTAGTAAGGCCGTTTGATGCACTGGGTGCCCCCAAGTGCACCAATACGGCCCACAtcactgatattcattagaagaggcGTGTCTGATTTAAGCTATGTTCTAGGCAGCTCCTCCCCTAGTGCACCTAACAGCCTTACTAGCCTAGGGATTTACCTACAAACTGCAAGGAAGCAGTGccgatgaaggtaagagacgtaccttcatcctcagcgtcccgtgcacaatagggacagaTCAGCAGGCTAGATTCAGCTAACCTGCGGATATGTTTTTAAGGGAAACTAACTTTTACAAAGAACATGCGTCAGTCCTGTAGCACAGGCACATACATAGATGGGGTGGTGGAGGCAGTTTTCTTCCCCACAATGTATATACCATACCAATTTGTTGGCTGGCCACATAATGCCACTGCATACATTAGCATTATTAGCCGCTAAGCCACTGCAATGCACTTTATTAGCCACACACTTATGACCTTACTTACTTTTCCAGGCTCCTGATCATCTAATAGGTTAAACCACTTTATTCATGTAGTGATTTGAGAATTTTTATTGATACTTTCTCTACATGGGTTACAATCACTGAGCTTTTTTAAGTTACTGAGGACTCCATAGTATTTGGAGGAAACACAATGAATATATTTAAATTAAGACCAAGGTTAGTAACTAAGCCTAGTAACAAAGGCTAGAAAGGGCTTGGGGGGGGCGCGTTAGGGGTGACTGTTTAGGGTCAGTGGTCCAACATTCCCTTAGCAAGTAGTTATCTAGCTACAGCTACATTATTTAGGATCCTTTAGGGATAGTATTTCCCCCTACCAGAGCTGGATTCAGTAATGCAATAGTACTGTGAGCACTTTTCCTCATCTAGGACCAGATTACTGTGGGTATAAGGTCATTCCTTTATATGATTGTGTACCATTTCTGCATGTGGCTGTGCAGTTTGTGTGTCCCACAGGACTGTTAAGAGGTTATGTTTaactgcattaaaggagaagtctggtgaaaatttttatttaagtattgtattgccccccaaaagttatacaaatcaccaatatacacttattccaGGAAATACACAaagtttttccctgcacttactactgcatcaaggcttcacttcctggataaaatggtgatgtcacaacccgactcccagagctgtgctgcctgtggctgctggagaggatgatggcagagggacacaaggcactggagggacactgagcatccctctgccatcatcctttccagcagccacagcccgcacagctctgggagtcgggtcgtgacatcaacattttatccaggaagtgaagccttgatgcagtagtaagtgcagggaaaaacactttggggaaatttatcaaagggtgtaaaatttagactggtgcaaactgcccacagcaaccaatcacagctcagctttcctttcagcactgcctaaagctgagctgtgattggttgctgtgggtagtttgcaccagtctaaattttacaccctttgataaatctccccctttatgtgcatttcccataataagtgtatattggtgatttgtataacttttcgcagacttctcctttaagtaaaacaTGCTGACCCAGcaagaactgcctgctcagctacGTGGGCACTTCCGTCAGGGCTAGCACATCTGACTGGGtactggggcaggtgagtatggtttatTTTGGCAGCAACTGGGCATTTTTGAAAGGGGGGAAAAGTTCACCCCCAGAGCACTTTAACAGATCAGGATTGGTTACATAGGTTTGCAAATAAGTTACAAAAGTGTAATCTAAAGGCAAGAACAGGGAGCAAATATCTAGGAAAAGGGGGTATAGTGAGAGCACAAAGACTTCAGATAGTTCAATGGGTTCTTTTATCCCATTTTAGTTCTATTTAGCTGACACATTCATCATGCAGCTCTCACCTCCTGAATGATCGGCCTCTGCATCGCCAGTCCATGGGCCTTCATTTTTCAAGTGAAGAGAACTTGTCTTCACGTCTCCATTACTATACGGTACACTGTTTTCAACCGTTCTTAGCCTTTTTATTTTGTCACTGGACACATTAAAAGTTTCCTGCGATAACTCGATGCCTGATGAACATAATGAATCATAGGAGCCAATGCCAACATTTGACAGTGCAGTGCTCTGCAACTGATCCTCCATACTGATCCCATCTTCTGATGTACACACGCTAATACTGGAATCCTCCATAGTGGCCTGACACTCATCGAGAAAATCTGCGTTTTTATAAACTGGACTTAAATTTGGCATAGCATTGGTCGGTTGTGTGGATTTACTTGAAACGATCTGTTCTTCATCTATTTTTTCAGGACATGAATCCTTACTTACAGAAATGCTGATGAGGTTTTCTTCGGAGCATTCTTCGGTCTGTGTAGACTCACAGGTAGAGTCTGTAGAACAGGCAGAGTCTAATTCTTTATGAAGAATGGCAGTATAACCGATTGCCTCTTCAGACTGCTCCACGGGCAGGGATTCCTGGGTAGCGTCCACCTCCTCATCTACTACATCGACTCCGATGTCCTCCACTTGGGGTTGTTCTGTTTGTGTAGATTCACAGGTAGAGTCCATTTCTGCATAACTTTCGCCGCCCAAATCAACATTCATATCACTTCTTTCCGGGTCGGTTTGCCGATATTGGGCATCTGTTGGTTGCATCTCTTCACTTGCCTCATCAAGTACTCGACAACTGGCATCTGAAATCTCACTTCCAGAGCTAGCCAAAATTTCCTGTTTAGCAGCCACAATCACTTTGGATATGATGTTCATGGCCAGCTGCTCAACTATCTTAGCCTCATAGTTTGCGAAAAAGGTTTTAGCATTTTCTTCTTCAAAGTGCTCACTTTTCTCCAAGCACTGGGAAAAGGCATCCAATATATCAGCACAATTTCCCTCTCTCATTACCTCCGTGCATGCAGATTTAATATTTGATAACTGATCTGGCGATAGGGATTCTGCAGTCTCTGATGTTACGGGTTCAACCAGAAGTTCAGAACTCTTTAGCTCAAAGGAAGGAGACAACTGATCTTGCTTTAGTAGTTGAGACTCTGCTCCCAACTCAGGCTGATGACATCTTGGAAACGGCGTAGTACTGTTCCCCATTTCTCCCACTCCCGTTTCACCGGCAACTGTCTGAGGGCACTGTACAAGAACAGACATTTTAACCACTGTTTCTATCTCATCAATACAAGGCTGTTCTCCATCTTCAGCAGAAGGCACCATGTGCAGCTGTTCTGTTGGGATGCTGAGGTTAACTTCTAAAGAATTACTCTGGAAATACTCTGTAGACGTGGTGCTCACTTTATCGGCATCCACTAAACACAGCTCAATATCACATTCTGAAGACGACTGTTGCACAGAGTCAAAAACCATATTCTGGATGTCAGAATCCCCACTTAAAATCTCCTCACCCTTGATGTCAGGCTGCAGACTGATCAAAGTAGCTACCTGTGGCACTGGAGGCACAAAGCATGTGTCCTGTGAAGCGCTTGCGCCTCTGTCCAGCTGCACCAGTTGTGCCCTTGAAGAGCTTTGAGTTTCTCCTGAGGCGCTGAGTTCTGTCTGGGCACCGTCTGCTGGCACATCTGTAGGAGCAGTTACTTGCTTGTGTTTTCGATGGCTATCATCTTTCTTCCTTGAGAAGAACCACCACCAACCAAGAAGTGCCAGCACTCCAGGGATGGTATAGGGCAGGATTACACGCAAGCGCAGCGCCATTTTTAAAAAGGCTCTTCTACGATATCtgcgaagaaaaaaagaaaataaacgtttCAGAACAAAACTGCAGTTGTATaacataccaaaaaaaaaaactaacatggAAATCACATTTTATAGTGTAGTAGTCATAACATAACTCAAATAGAAAGACTATTACCACCTGTTTGACAATGACAACTGCTTCTGGTACAAGCAGCAGACAGTACATATATAACTTATGCCACTGTCAAACACACTGAATGGAGAAGGACCACTTTACTTATGTCAGGTATTACTCAAACTACTGACCACCAGTTATGAGATTCTATTAACCACCAATAAGTCTGTGGTTTTTATTGCATTCAATGACATTGTGAAAACACATGCGCTACTGCAAATTGCCCATATGACCCTACAATTTTAAAATCTAAGTTCCTGTGTTTTGGGCAAAATTTAGCAtctttaattttcatttttgcacgttTTATTCCCCTCGTCGTGTTTAGAACGCCCACAGGGGCTGCACAGTATAGAGAGGGGTCATGTTGTGTCCTCCCTTTCCCCTATACCTACAGCACGACGCAACTGTATGTTGTGGCAGAAGGGATTAGATACATGCCCACAGATATGTAGTTTATACCAGGATAttagtatataaaatatatatttatcataAAGGAGGAAAGTGGAagctgaggataagatgctggtgAATCTTACTGCAAAGTCTTGCGAAGCTTCTACTCCAGTAAACACATGCTGAGTGCTGGATTATATACTCTATTTCTAAGCCAGAAGTCAaaaagttttttagtttttttttcaaatgtgagGGGGGAATGAGGCGCCGTTCTGACCCTCAGCTCTTTAGAACCCCTCTGACTAAGTTATGGACACAGGCAAGTACAgcatgtaagggtcctattacacagagcgacttttaacgattaacgataaactaccacaaacgagattgtttatcgttaacctgaaattgttcaccatattacaccgaacgataatcgttagttacgatcgttactatgatcgttattgcgatcgtttacaACTTTTGATCCtggcaaaacaatgggcaatgtgcaattacactgaatgattagtgaaaaaacgcggaacttgagcgaacgaaagtggaattacagcgaatgattaacgataattttaggttcagatctaaatcaacgatcaacgacatacgaacgatttttcaatcgttgcctgcaattacacagaacgattatcgtttaaatacgaacaatttaacgatttctcgcacaataatcgtcccgtgtaatagggccctaagaatgcaTACGGTGTCTCACTGACCTAACTGCTTATAGTGTCAGCAGCTTGGaatctgaattgcagctgacagattcactttaatatcCCCACCACCATTTATATGCACAGATATTTATACTGTTAATACTCTGAACAGAAGTCTTGCCGTTGCAAACAACTAAACTTCCTTTTAGCTAGGTTATATAGAGAGGCATCACATACTTATACAGCAGACAGGGGCTTCTGCATTACTTCACAATGCACTGCCTGCCCCCGATGTCCGGCCTACAAGCTGTGGCTGTCAGACTGCCGGGCTACAGTAAACACTTCCAATGCTCATACC is a window of Dendropsophus ebraccatus isolate aDenEbr1 chromosome 5, aDenEbr1.pat, whole genome shotgun sequence DNA encoding:
- the AKAP1 gene encoding A-kinase anchor protein 1, mitochondrial, producing the protein MALRLRVILPYTIPGVLALLGWWWFFSRKKDDSHRKHKQVTAPTDVPADGAQTELSASGETQSSSRAQLVQLDRGASASQDTCFVPPVPQVATLISLQPDIKGEEILSGDSDIQNMVFDSVQQSSSECDIELCLVDADKVSTTSTEYFQSNSLEVNLSIPTEQLHMVPSAEDGEQPCIDEIETVVKMSVLVQCPQTVAGETGVGEMGNSTTPFPRCHQPELGAESQLLKQDQLSPSFELKSSELLVEPVTSETAESLSPDQLSNIKSACTEVMREGNCADILDAFSQCLEKSEHFEEENAKTFFANYEAKIVEQLAMNIISKVIVAAKQEILASSGSEISDASCRVLDEASEEMQPTDAQYRQTDPERSDMNVDLGGESYAEMDSTCESTQTEQPQVEDIGVDVVDEEVDATQESLPVEQSEEAIGYTAILHKELDSACSTDSTCESTQTEECSEENLISISVSKDSCPEKIDEEQIVSSKSTQPTNAMPNLSPVYKNADFLDECQATMEDSSISVCTSEDGISMEDQLQSTALSNVGIGSYDSLCSSGIELSQETFNVSSDKIKRLRTVENSVPYSNGDVKTSSLHLKNEGPWTGDAEADHSGGSDVNSMDSVDSGCALGKTEEVQNVKQKIEVKKAELVIWEIEVPKHLVGRLIGKQGRYVSFLKESSGAKIYISTLPYTQDFQICHIEGSQPQVDRALSLIGKKFKELNLTNIYAPPPSLALHSLPMTSWLMLPDGVTVEVIVVNVVNAGHMFVQQHTHPTFHALRGLDQQMYLCYSQPGVPTLPTPVEVGVICAAPAGDNAWWRAQVVAYYKDSEEVEIRYVDYGGYERVKIEILRQIRSDFVTLPFQGAEVLLDNVIPLADEDHFSAEADATANEMTRGTALLAQVTNYDGATGLPLVQLWSMMADEVMSINRTLVERGFAQWIDSY